One part of the Mesorhizobium sp. M4B.F.Ca.ET.058.02.1.1 genome encodes these proteins:
- a CDS encoding efflux RND transporter periplasmic adaptor subunit, which translates to MIATLLHNRPLRRRLLAGSIAVLACGAAMVWHGARSEASNAKPDAPETKLVKTIAVAPVANADTRTAIGEIRPRLESDLGFRVSGKLVERMAEIGSTVNKGEVLARIDDQDYRNRLLSAEADVAAAQAVLVEASAAEARIGALLAKGFTTRASYDATLKNLRSAEAKLKSANIAYEMAKDQLGYTELHADFDGIVTATGAEAGQSVNVGQMVARVADPNSRDAVFSIAEAAFANTPDTKRPPKVTVSLLSNPAITATGTVREIAPVADAATRTFEVKVSLEGAPDEMRFGASVAGRAEIAGAPVVMLPGSALFDKDGRPAVWVVTATSAVELRPVAIARYETDRVVVRDGLAKGDIVVTAGVNRLREHEKVRIVEGEEK; encoded by the coding sequence ATGATTGCTACCCTTCTCCACAACAGGCCGCTGAGGCGCCGCCTTCTCGCCGGATCGATCGCCGTCCTTGCCTGCGGCGCCGCGATGGTCTGGCATGGCGCCAGGAGCGAGGCCTCGAACGCAAAGCCCGACGCGCCAGAGACGAAGCTCGTCAAGACGATAGCGGTGGCGCCGGTAGCCAATGCCGACACCCGCACCGCCATCGGTGAAATCCGCCCACGGCTCGAGAGCGACCTTGGTTTTCGCGTTTCCGGCAAGCTCGTCGAACGCATGGCGGAGATCGGCTCGACCGTGAACAAGGGCGAGGTGCTCGCCCGCATCGACGACCAGGACTACCGCAACCGGCTGCTTAGCGCCGAGGCGGATGTCGCGGCGGCGCAAGCCGTGCTGGTCGAGGCGAGTGCCGCCGAGGCCCGCATCGGCGCGCTGCTGGCCAAGGGTTTTACAACGCGCGCCAGCTATGACGCGACGCTGAAGAATTTGCGCTCGGCCGAGGCGAAGCTGAAGTCGGCGAACATCGCTTACGAAATGGCGAAGGACCAACTCGGATATACCGAACTGCATGCCGATTTCGACGGCATCGTCACCGCGACCGGCGCCGAAGCCGGCCAGTCCGTCAATGTCGGGCAGATGGTGGCGCGCGTCGCCGATCCAAACAGCCGCGACGCGGTATTCTCGATCGCCGAGGCCGCCTTCGCGAACACGCCTGATACGAAGCGGCCGCCGAAGGTCACGGTCTCGCTGCTCAGCAATCCGGCGATCACGGCGACGGGCACCGTGCGCGAGATCGCGCCGGTGGCCGATGCCGCGACCCGCACCTTCGAGGTCAAGGTCTCGCTCGAGGGCGCGCCCGACGAAATGCGCTTCGGCGCAAGCGTCGCCGGCCGCGCCGAAATCGCCGGCGCGCCGGTCGTCATGCTGCCGGGAAGCGCACTGTTCGACAAGGACGGCAGGCCGGCCGTCTGGGTCGTCACCGCCACATCCGCCGTCGAGCTCAGGCCCGTCGCCATTGCCCGCTACGAGACCGACCGCGTCGTCGTCCGCGATGGGCTGGCCAAAGGCGACATCGTCGTCACCGCCGGCGTCAACCGGCTGCGGGAACATGAAAAAGTCCGTATCGTTGAAGGGGAAGAGAAATGA
- a CDS encoding HlyD family secretion protein, whose translation MNAVAKVDEKAARLEMEAPAQPVAEAPAQPVAETPAQPAPVAVTPTPQPAPVAPKKKRRAGRFLLMVALPAALLAGGAYVWVTGGRYQETENANLQQAKVSIASDTAGRIVKVGIADNQLVKQGDVLFAVDPESYRIALAQADAAVATARLNVEQLRAAYSQAMAQEKSDTSEVAYAQSQYDRAADLAQKGINAKSSLDEAKNDLDKARQQLAVAEQGIISAKAALGGNPDIETDKHPTVMAALAARDKAAYDLAQTTVTAPADGVISQASSFKPGQYVAVGTPLFTLVETGDTWIDANFKETQLTHMKPGQKAEIIVDTYPGKTFEATVKAIGAGTGAEFSLLPAQNATGNWVKVTQRIPVRLELTDPDAKMALRTGMSATVTVDTGVARGLPKIFGHATAGEAAE comes from the coding sequence ATGAACGCGGTAGCCAAGGTAGACGAGAAGGCCGCCAGGTTGGAGATGGAGGCGCCGGCGCAGCCGGTCGCCGAGGCGCCGGCGCAGCCGGTCGCCGAAACCCCGGCGCAGCCCGCCCCGGTGGCGGTGACCCCAACGCCGCAGCCGGCACCAGTGGCGCCGAAGAAGAAGCGCCGCGCCGGCCGTTTTCTCCTGATGGTCGCGCTGCCCGCGGCGCTCCTTGCCGGCGGTGCTTACGTCTGGGTTACCGGCGGCCGCTACCAGGAGACCGAGAACGCCAACCTGCAGCAGGCCAAGGTGTCAATCGCGTCCGACACGGCGGGCCGCATCGTCAAGGTCGGCATCGCTGACAACCAACTCGTCAAGCAGGGTGACGTGCTGTTCGCCGTCGATCCCGAATCCTACCGGATCGCGCTCGCCCAGGCCGACGCGGCGGTCGCCACCGCGCGCCTCAATGTCGAGCAGTTGCGCGCCGCCTACAGCCAGGCGATGGCTCAGGAGAAGTCCGACACCAGCGAAGTCGCCTACGCGCAGTCGCAATATGACCGCGCCGCCGACCTTGCCCAGAAGGGCATCAACGCCAAATCGTCGCTGGACGAGGCGAAGAATGACCTCGACAAGGCCAGGCAGCAGCTCGCGGTAGCCGAGCAGGGCATCATCAGCGCCAAGGCGGCACTCGGCGGCAACCCGGATATCGAGACCGACAAGCACCCGACGGTGATGGCAGCGCTCGCCGCGCGCGACAAGGCCGCCTATGACCTGGCGCAGACCACGGTCACGGCGCCGGCGGATGGCGTCATCAGCCAGGCTTCCTCGTTCAAGCCCGGCCAATATGTCGCCGTCGGCACGCCACTGTTCACGCTGGTCGAGACCGGCGACACCTGGATCGACGCCAATTTCAAGGAGACCCAGCTTACCCACATGAAGCCGGGCCAGAAGGCGGAGATCATCGTCGACACCTATCCGGGCAAGACCTTCGAGGCCACCGTCAAGGCGATCGGCGCCGGCACCGGGGCGGAGTTCTCGCTGCTGCCGGCGCAGAACGCCACCGGCAACTGGGTCAAGGTCACCCAGCGTATTCCGGTGCGCCTGGAACTGACCGATCCTGACGCAAAAATGGCGCTGCGCACCGGCATGAGCGCCACCGTCACCGTCGACACAGGCGTTGCGCGCGGCCTGCCGAAGATCTTCGGCCACGCCACGGCCGGCGAGGCGGCTGAGTAA
- a CDS encoding EAL domain-containing protein has protein sequence MGTKSSRKAAEAPESANLAALAKLTMASYETLERDLRARIASLEGQALRFETAIDNVSQGICFFDAGERLILSNRRYAEIYHIAPEQLRPGLTLREIVALRVAVGTSATDADAYLALARSANSGTAPRVWTANLADGRTIQVCHQPMPDGSWVATHEDITALAANRQIAAERISLQTLIDWVPDYLWVKDTESRFIVANRALALDSGREKTSDMVGLTDFDLHAPELARKFRAVEQNVLSSGQPMIDKEEFIVDALGAGKWVSSTKVPLRNAQNDVIGLVGIAHDVTARKQADVLRDGQAHILEMIAMSALLEDVLDRLMRLVESQLTGIFGSVLLLDKDGSHLRHGGAPSLAKEYTDAIDGIAIGPKVGSCGTAVYRREPVIVADIMQDPLWEEYRQVVAPFGYRSCWSTPILSHQGAVLGVFAMYSMTVREPTEAETRLIDFTTRIAGIAIERKLAEDQIHFMANHDVLTGLPNRALLEDRLSQALLYAQRYDRWVTVVFIDLDNFKLVNDTLGHNAGDVLLKTVANRMVECVRPTDTVVRLGGDEFVIVLFDQPTNVDLISETLQKIRAAIAEPVHLGRHRLRATASIGIANYPKDGTNPDQLLANADAAMYRAKEFGRDNFQFYAPEFNTRAHEKFLLQEELRNALARSEFILLYQPQVDLRSGDVFAVEALLRWKHPTRGMVAPDTFIPTAEETGLIVPIGDWVLHEACRQNKAWQDAGLPPLTVCVNVSARQFREPNLIGRVVNALTDSGLEARHLELEVTESLIMQDVELAVATMDALQSLGVQISIDDFGTGYSSLSALKTFPVARLKIDKSFIKDLAADENDQAVASAVISLGQNLHLRVIAEGVETDDQVAFLRKNNCDEMQGYHFSKPVSAQGIEKLLHTASVADDGQGVPASGTLTTKQG, from the coding sequence TTGGGCACGAAATCATCCAGGAAAGCCGCCGAAGCACCCGAGTCGGCCAATCTTGCGGCGCTGGCAAAGCTGACGATGGCTTCATACGAAACGCTCGAGCGCGATCTTCGAGCCAGGATCGCATCGCTCGAAGGGCAGGCGCTGCGATTTGAGACGGCGATCGACAACGTTTCGCAGGGCATCTGCTTTTTCGACGCCGGTGAACGGCTGATCCTGTCCAACCGCCGCTATGCGGAAATCTACCACATTGCGCCTGAGCAATTGCGGCCGGGGCTAACGCTCCGGGAAATCGTCGCACTTCGCGTCGCTGTCGGAACCTCCGCGACCGATGCCGACGCCTATCTTGCATTGGCCCGCTCCGCCAATTCGGGCACGGCACCAAGAGTATGGACCGCCAACCTCGCCGACGGTCGGACAATTCAGGTCTGCCACCAGCCTATGCCCGACGGCAGTTGGGTGGCCACGCATGAGGACATTACGGCGCTCGCTGCCAATCGACAGATCGCCGCTGAGCGCATCTCGCTGCAAACGCTGATCGACTGGGTGCCCGACTATCTCTGGGTCAAGGACACGGAAAGCCGCTTCATCGTGGCGAACAGGGCTCTCGCGCTCGACAGCGGAAGGGAGAAGACCAGCGACATGGTCGGTTTGACCGATTTTGATCTCCATGCCCCGGAACTTGCTCGGAAATTTCGCGCTGTGGAGCAGAACGTGCTCAGCAGCGGGCAACCAATGATCGACAAGGAAGAGTTCATTGTCGATGCATTGGGCGCCGGCAAGTGGGTGTCATCGACAAAGGTGCCGCTGCGCAATGCCCAGAATGACGTCATCGGACTGGTTGGCATCGCTCACGATGTCACCGCACGCAAGCAGGCGGACGTCCTTCGGGACGGGCAGGCGCATATCCTGGAAATGATCGCAATGAGCGCCCTGCTCGAAGACGTGCTCGACCGTCTGATGCGCCTCGTCGAGTCGCAGTTGACGGGGATATTCGGTTCCGTCCTGCTGCTCGACAAGGACGGCAGCCATTTGCGGCACGGCGGCGCGCCGAGCCTGGCGAAAGAATATACCGATGCCATCGACGGGATCGCCATCGGCCCCAAGGTTGGATCATGTGGCACCGCCGTCTACCGGCGGGAGCCGGTCATCGTCGCGGACATCATGCAGGACCCGCTTTGGGAAGAATACCGTCAGGTGGTGGCGCCCTTCGGCTATCGTTCCTGCTGGTCGACCCCGATCCTATCGCATCAAGGCGCCGTGCTCGGTGTCTTTGCGATGTATTCGATGACGGTGCGCGAACCGACCGAGGCCGAAACGCGGCTGATCGACTTCACGACACGGATTGCAGGGATCGCCATCGAGCGCAAACTGGCTGAAGACCAGATTCATTTCATGGCCAACCATGATGTGCTGACAGGGCTTCCAAATCGCGCTCTGCTCGAGGACCGGCTCTCGCAGGCTCTGCTCTATGCGCAGCGGTACGATCGCTGGGTGACGGTGGTGTTCATCGACCTCGACAATTTCAAACTCGTCAACGACACGCTCGGCCACAACGCCGGCGACGTACTGCTGAAGACCGTCGCCAACCGCATGGTCGAATGCGTAAGGCCGACCGACACAGTCGTGCGGCTTGGCGGCGACGAGTTCGTCATAGTCCTGTTCGACCAGCCGACGAATGTCGATCTGATCTCCGAGACCCTGCAAAAGATCCGGGCAGCGATCGCGGAGCCGGTTCATCTGGGAAGGCATCGGCTGAGGGCGACGGCCAGCATCGGCATCGCCAACTATCCCAAGGATGGGACGAATCCAGATCAGCTGCTGGCCAATGCCGATGCTGCCATGTACCGCGCGAAGGAATTCGGCCGCGACAATTTCCAGTTCTACGCTCCCGAGTTCAACACCAGGGCGCATGAGAAATTCCTGCTTCAGGAGGAGTTGCGAAATGCCCTGGCTCGCTCGGAATTCATTCTGCTCTATCAGCCGCAGGTCGATCTTCGCTCAGGAGACGTCTTTGCGGTCGAGGCTTTGCTGCGTTGGAAGCATCCGACGCGAGGCATGGTGGCGCCGGACACGTTCATTCCGACCGCCGAGGAGACCGGGCTGATCGTACCGATCGGCGACTGGGTCCTGCACGAAGCCTGTCGGCAGAACAAGGCCTGGCAGGATGCCGGTCTGCCACCCCTGACCGTATGCGTAAACGTCTCGGCGCGGCAATTCAGGGAACCGAACCTGATTGGCCGTGTCGTGAACGCGCTGACGGACAGCGGCCTGGAGGCCAGACATCTCGAGCTCGAGGTAACCGAGAGCCTTATCATGCAGGACGTCGAATTGGCGGTCGCGACGATGGACGCCTTGCAGAGCCTGGGGGTTCAGATTTCGATCGACGATTTCGGAACAGGCTATTCCAGCCTCAGCGCGCTCAAGACCTTTCCCGTGGCGCGGCTGAAGATCGACAAGTCATTCATCAAGGATCTCGCCGCCGACGAGAACGATCAGGCTGTCGCCAGCGCCGTGATTTCACTGGGTCAGAATCTGCATCTTAGGGTCATTGCCGAGGGAGTCGAGACAGACGACCAGGTGGCCTTCCTGCGCAAGAACAATTGCGATGAAATGCAGGGCTATCATTTCAGCAAGCCGGTCTCTGCCCAGGGCATCGAGAAACTGCTCCACACGGCGAGCGTGGCGGATGACGGCCAAGGCGTTCCGGCGTCGGGAACTCTGACGACAAAACAGGGATAG
- a CDS encoding glutathione S-transferase family protein: MEPILLYGFPAGSSMGLVAAFERLGLPYRLCRVDMLADMKNEAYASINGRQETPVLITDEGKVLTETMAIAAWLEARDTNRRISFDPRTQEADRMHQLMAFVNTGFTAAFMPLWAALEMTSPDPVLQATLRDFGRKAVAERHDRLEAMINGTDFLVGDRLTLADTTLIGVARWAEFHQAIEGADYPRLAALRERIQADPVVQYALAVEDGRKPVGSGACLGHVPLAEVIERFAA; this comes from the coding sequence ATGGAACCTATCCTCCTTTACGGCTTCCCGGCGGGAAGCTCGATGGGGCTCGTCGCTGCCTTCGAACGCCTCGGGCTACCCTACCGGCTGTGCCGGGTGGACATGCTGGCCGACATGAAGAACGAAGCCTATGCCAGCATCAACGGCCGGCAGGAAACGCCGGTGCTGATCACCGACGAAGGCAAGGTGCTGACCGAGACCATGGCGATCGCCGCATGGCTCGAGGCCCGCGATACAAACCGGCGCATCAGCTTCGACCCGCGCACGCAGGAAGCCGATCGGATGCATCAACTCATGGCTTTTGTGAACACCGGATTTACCGCCGCTTTCATGCCGCTCTGGGCGGCGTTGGAAATGACGTCGCCGGACCCAGTCTTGCAGGCAACCTTGCGCGACTTTGGTCGCAAGGCCGTTGCCGAACGCCACGACCGGCTCGAGGCGATGATCAACGGGACCGACTTCCTGGTCGGCGATCGGCTGACGCTGGCCGACACCACGCTGATCGGCGTGGCGCGCTGGGCCGAGTTCCACCAGGCGATCGAGGGCGCCGACTATCCCAGGCTTGCCGCTTTGCGCGAGCGCATCCAGGCCGATCCGGTCGTGCAATACGCGCTCGCCGTAGAGGATGGCAGAAAGCCTGTGGGTTCGGGTGCCTGCCTTGGGCATGTCCCGCTGGCCGAGGTGATCGAACGCTTCGCGGCCTAG
- a CDS encoding helix-turn-helix domain-containing protein, with the protein MKDVISCCPIEETMRVLSGRWPTLLLYYLKDGTKRFSELRRDNPTVSHRILALELRKLEDAGIVRRTAHQGYPLRVDYDLTEAGRGLVPLIDALGAWWEHTQDDRIGQGSPAAKAA; encoded by the coding sequence ATGAAAGATGTCATTTCGTGCTGCCCGATCGAAGAGACCATGCGCGTGCTCAGCGGCCGCTGGCCGACCTTGCTGCTCTATTATCTGAAGGACGGGACCAAACGCTTCAGCGAGCTCCGGCGTGACAATCCGACCGTGTCGCATCGCATTCTGGCGCTGGAGTTGCGCAAGCTGGAGGACGCCGGCATCGTGCGGCGCACGGCGCATCAGGGCTATCCGCTGCGCGTCGACTACGACCTCACGGAAGCGGGCCGCGGGCTTGTGCCGCTGATCGATGCGCTCGGCGCCTGGTGGGAGCATACGCAAGACGACCGGATCGGCCAAGGTTCGCCCGCCGCGAAAGCCGCCTAG
- a CDS encoding CAP domain-containing protein, producing the protein MTVARIETHQIPDLNRRLLLKGAGIAALAGLAACSTTVLPTGEGAGVSSSATGTLAGIRSSAGLPPLAADAQLEQAALQQAGYMASRARMSHTTGWGKDFASRMKDNGVRGAAGENIAEGRFDLQKLFDIWMHSDGHRRNMLDPDFSRFGLAYVRDGRDPSLRYWSLVLGR; encoded by the coding sequence ATGACCGTTGCTAGAATCGAAACCCACCAGATCCCGGACCTGAACAGGCGCCTGCTGCTCAAAGGCGCTGGCATAGCCGCTTTGGCCGGGCTCGCCGCATGCTCGACCACTGTGCTGCCGACCGGAGAAGGCGCCGGGGTCTCCTCCTCCGCCACCGGGACGCTCGCCGGCATCCGGTCTTCGGCCGGGCTCCCGCCACTGGCGGCCGATGCGCAGCTCGAACAGGCGGCGCTGCAGCAGGCCGGCTATATGGCGTCACGTGCCCGCATGAGCCACACCACCGGCTGGGGCAAGGACTTCGCCTCGCGCATGAAGGACAACGGCGTACGCGGCGCCGCAGGCGAGAACATCGCCGAGGGCCGCTTCGACCTGCAGAAGCTGTTCGACATCTGGATGCATTCGGACGGCCACCGCCGCAACATGCTCGACCCGGACTTTTCCCGCTTCGGCCTCGCCTATGTGCGCGACGGCCGCGATCCGAGCCTGCGCTACTGGAGCCTCGTGCTCGGGAGATAG
- a CDS encoding DHA2 family efflux MFS transporter permease subunit: protein MSSPEPFRDVPHRGLITVALMLATVMQALDTTIANVALPTMTGDLGASPDNINWVLTSYIVAAAIMTPVTGWLADRLGRKELFLTAVVGFTIFSMLCGLAWSLETIVLFRLMQGVFGAAIVPLSQTFLLDINPKERHGQAMAIWGAGIMLGPILGPTLGGWLTENFNWRWVFFINLPVGILAFLGMAAYLPAVARRVRSFDFFGFAMISLGVGALQLMLDRGGEVDWFSSVEIWIELGLAITGFWVFTIHTVTAEHPFIDPKIFLDRNFVTGLAFIFVMGVLILASMSLLPPMLSTIFGYPTMTIGVVIGPRGVGTMISMLVVGRLMSKIDARILVVIGFLLTAQSLYTMSSFSPQMDNWLILSSGVIQGLGMGMVFVPLSTVAFATLDARYRTDATALFSLVRNLGSSIGVSVVTVLMVRNTQINHTELSAFINPFNPNLWAASPAAASGDPTALSQIDRLVNIQAMMISYVNDFKILMVMTLLAIPFVFLLRKPKAAPAGGASAAHMD, encoded by the coding sequence ATGAGCAGCCCAGAGCCCTTTCGAGACGTGCCGCACCGCGGCCTGATCACGGTCGCGCTCATGCTGGCGACGGTCATGCAGGCGCTCGACACCACCATCGCCAACGTCGCGCTGCCGACCATGACCGGCGATCTCGGCGCCTCGCCGGACAACATCAACTGGGTGCTGACCTCCTACATCGTCGCCGCCGCGATCATGACGCCGGTCACCGGCTGGCTGGCCGACCGCCTCGGCCGCAAGGAACTGTTCCTGACGGCCGTCGTCGGCTTCACCATCTTCTCCATGCTGTGCGGCCTGGCGTGGAGCCTCGAGACCATCGTCCTGTTCCGGTTGATGCAAGGCGTGTTCGGTGCCGCGATCGTACCGCTGTCGCAGACCTTCCTGCTCGACATCAACCCGAAGGAGCGCCACGGCCAGGCGATGGCGATCTGGGGCGCGGGCATCATGCTGGGGCCGATCCTGGGCCCGACGCTGGGCGGCTGGCTGACCGAGAATTTCAACTGGCGCTGGGTGTTCTTCATCAACCTGCCGGTCGGCATCCTCGCCTTCCTTGGCATGGCCGCCTATCTGCCGGCCGTTGCCCGGCGGGTGCGCAGCTTCGATTTCTTCGGCTTCGCCATGATATCGCTCGGCGTCGGCGCATTGCAGCTGATGCTGGATCGCGGCGGCGAGGTCGACTGGTTTTCCTCGGTCGAGATCTGGATCGAGCTCGGCCTGGCCATCACCGGCTTCTGGGTGTTCACCATCCACACAGTGACGGCCGAGCACCCGTTCATCGATCCCAAGATCTTCCTCGACCGCAATTTCGTGACCGGCCTGGCGTTCATCTTCGTCATGGGCGTGCTCATCCTGGCCTCGATGTCGCTGCTGCCCCCGATGCTGTCGACCATCTTCGGTTATCCCACCATGACCATCGGCGTCGTCATCGGTCCCCGCGGCGTAGGCACGATGATTTCGATGCTCGTCGTCGGGCGGCTCATGAGCAAGATCGACGCCCGCATCCTCGTCGTCATCGGCTTCCTTTTGACCGCGCAATCGCTCTACACCATGTCCAGCTTCTCGCCGCAGATGGATAACTGGCTCATCCTCAGTTCCGGCGTCATCCAGGGGCTGGGCATGGGAATGGTGTTCGTGCCGCTGTCGACGGTCGCCTTCGCCACGCTCGACGCGCGCTACCGCACCGATGCCACCGCGCTGTTCAGCCTGGTGCGCAATCTCGGCTCCTCGATCGGCGTGTCGGTGGTGACGGTCCTGATGGTGCGCAACACCCAGATCAACCACACCGAGCTTTCGGCCTTCATCAACCCGTTCAACCCAAATCTCTGGGCCGCTTCGCCGGCGGCGGCGAGCGGCGATCCGACGGCGCTGTCGCAGATCGATCGGCTGGTCAACATCCAGGCGATGATGATCTCCTACGTCAACGATTTCAAAATCCTGATGGTGATGACGCTGCTTGCCATTCCGTTCGTCTTCCTGCTGCGCAAGCCGAAGGCGGCGCCGGCGGGCGGCGCGTCAGCAGCGCATATGGACTGA
- a CDS encoding TadE/TadG family type IV pilus assembly protein, giving the protein MFALKRFRASERGNFAMGTAIAMLPIMLGVAGTIDLVGTSDDAAQLQNSLDAAGLAVATKYSAGMTAGDVQSLGLTFFAANMSAADQQEYSGSVSAFSAAASGSPSAYYISLSSSISRPSFLSGAASWQANRSAKVKMNPGAQACVLALDPHVSSAVSLQGSTNVTMSSCVIAANSDASDAVSRGGSALVSAACVSTVGGTSGLSPPSANLTCGTPLEHQYASFDPLADVVPPDYTLCLPVPKGKTYTLAPGTYCDKTLSGNITLEPGVYIMRGTAIKPGGNGSLTGQGVTIFLMEGAQIYINANEQVNLSPPTSGPYAGITIFENHENTSALTLNGGANSVISGFVYAPDAPVSYAGNSDMSGQGDCLRLVGKTVQMTGNSSIKTDCSAVLGSREMYASRLITLVK; this is encoded by the coding sequence ATGTTCGCATTGAAACGCTTCCGGGCCTCCGAGCGCGGCAACTTCGCCATGGGGACCGCCATAGCGATGCTGCCGATAATGCTTGGCGTGGCCGGCACCATCGATCTGGTGGGCACCAGCGACGACGCAGCGCAGTTGCAGAACTCGCTGGACGCGGCCGGGCTTGCCGTCGCCACGAAGTACTCAGCCGGGATGACAGCCGGTGACGTCCAGTCGCTTGGGCTGACATTTTTTGCGGCCAACATGAGCGCCGCCGACCAGCAGGAATATTCAGGCAGCGTCTCCGCCTTTTCGGCAGCCGCCAGTGGGAGCCCGAGCGCCTATTACATCTCGCTTTCGTCCAGCATCAGCCGGCCAAGCTTCCTCAGCGGCGCGGCCTCGTGGCAGGCCAACCGCTCGGCCAAGGTCAAGATGAACCCGGGTGCACAGGCCTGCGTGCTGGCGCTCGATCCGCATGTGTCTTCAGCGGTGAGCCTGCAAGGCTCGACCAATGTCACGATGAGCAGTTGCGTGATCGCCGCGAACTCCGACGCGTCCGATGCCGTCAGCAGAGGTGGCTCCGCCCTGGTCTCGGCGGCATGCGTCTCGACGGTCGGCGGCACTTCCGGCCTTTCGCCACCAAGCGCCAATCTCACCTGCGGAACGCCGCTCGAGCATCAATACGCGTCTTTCGATCCCCTGGCCGACGTCGTTCCCCCCGACTACACGTTGTGTTTGCCGGTCCCCAAGGGCAAGACCTACACGCTGGCGCCCGGCACCTATTGCGACAAGACATTGTCGGGTAACATCACGCTTGAGCCTGGCGTCTACATAATGCGCGGCACCGCCATCAAACCCGGGGGCAACGGCAGCCTGACCGGCCAGGGGGTGACGATATTCCTCATGGAGGGCGCGCAGATTTACATAAATGCCAATGAGCAGGTGAACCTTTCCCCGCCCACCAGCGGTCCCTATGCCGGCATCACCATCTTCGAAAACCACGAAAACACGTCGGCCTTGACGTTGAATGGCGGCGCCAATTCCGTGATCAGCGGTTTCGTCTACGCGCCGGACGCGCCCGTTAGCTATGCCGGCAACTCCGACATGAGCGGCCAGGGAGACTGCCTGAGGCTTGTCGGCAAGACCGTGCAGATGACCGGAAACTCATCCATCAAAACGGACTGCTCAGCCGTGCTTGGAAGTCGCGAGATGTATGCCAGCCGCCTCATCACGCTCGTGAAATAA